A genomic window from Pseudoalteromonas piratica includes:
- a CDS encoding helix-turn-helix transcriptional regulator codes for MVHKSERLFQLVNLLKGRRLAVTAKQLADKLNVSERTIYRDIQHLQTSGVPIEGEAGIGYLISECDLPPMMFTLEELQALMLGSRMVSEWTDPVLADKAHSALAKIEAVLPSSLKQKVDDLPYLVSGWSHNQAQQAFTLTLRQGIEQHRCVNIDYSDAKQQITSRLVEPLGMVYWGGKWTLITFCRLRNDYREFRIDRIQAVSLTEFSFTTHDDKSLAHYVKLVQEKYKEC; via the coding sequence ATGGTGCATAAATCTGAGCGTTTATTTCAACTGGTTAACTTACTTAAAGGCCGCCGCCTTGCTGTAACCGCCAAACAGCTAGCAGATAAACTAAACGTATCTGAGCGCACCATTTACCGCGACATTCAACACTTACAAACATCGGGCGTGCCTATCGAAGGCGAAGCAGGCATTGGTTACCTTATTTCAGAATGTGACCTGCCCCCCATGATGTTTACCCTCGAAGAACTGCAAGCCTTAATGCTCGGCAGTCGCATGGTAAGCGAATGGACGGATCCTGTTTTAGCCGATAAAGCCCATTCTGCACTTGCTAAAATTGAGGCCGTTTTACCAAGTAGCTTAAAACAAAAAGTGGATGATCTGCCCTATTTAGTATCGGGTTGGAGTCATAACCAAGCACAACAAGCTTTCACCCTCACCTTACGCCAAGGCATAGAGCAACACCGCTGTGTAAACATTGATTATTCCGATGCCAAACAGCAAATCACCAGCCGCCTTGTAGAGCCTTTAGGTATGGTGTATTGGGGTGGCAAATGGACGCTAATCACTTTTTGCCGCTTACGAAACGACTATCGCGAATTTCGTATAGACCGCATTCAAGCGGTATCACTTACAGAGTTTTCATTTACAACCCATGACGATAAATCGCTCGCGCATTATGTGAAGCTAGTGCAGGAGAAATATAAGGAGTGTTAA
- a CDS encoding DUF2914 domain-containing protein, producing the protein MSQKIKITATLNSSQLKQKGVDKPVEYQWHWSRIFAALSLVVSVLFFMTLYVFPNNDEVGTEKLASGQSALLKAKTLTDVTKVEKSPFKETEKVALSQSSLMKTDKGLGTKSSDESLPAAQNDPELPSVNEQHEQSDLVDIIDSPNTEKLEPSASANELITQSDEQQTLSDIALGAKMNTQSVSRALLSRDIIGREPVDIIGERIARASFTKKLYFFTEVNGLQGKLVRHKWYFQDQLQADVELSIYAERYRTYSSKNIAALQLGMWRVELVAEGETLASKQFIITDK; encoded by the coding sequence GTGAGTCAAAAAATAAAAATAACTGCAACGCTAAACAGTAGCCAATTGAAACAAAAAGGTGTTGATAAGCCTGTCGAGTATCAGTGGCATTGGTCGCGTATATTTGCTGCCTTATCGTTAGTGGTGTCAGTTTTATTTTTTATGACTCTTTATGTGTTTCCAAATAATGATGAAGTTGGTACCGAGAAACTTGCTTCAGGTCAGAGTGCATTGCTAAAAGCAAAAACACTAACTGACGTTACAAAAGTGGAAAAATCACCCTTTAAAGAAACCGAAAAGGTTGCTTTAAGCCAGTCTTCTTTAATGAAAACGGATAAAGGCTTAGGTACAAAAAGTAGTGATGAATCATTACCAGCTGCGCAAAATGACCCTGAATTACCAAGCGTGAATGAGCAACATGAGCAAAGCGATTTAGTTGATATTATTGATTCACCTAATACAGAAAAGCTTGAACCTAGCGCTTCAGCAAATGAGCTGATAACACAGTCAGATGAACAACAAACGCTCTCTGATATTGCACTTGGTGCAAAAATGAATACGCAAAGTGTATCGCGTGCATTATTGTCACGGGATATTATTGGACGAGAGCCTGTGGATATTATTGGTGAGCGTATTGCGCGGGCAAGTTTTACAAAAAAACTGTATTTTTTTACCGAAGTTAACGGCCTTCAAGGCAAACTCGTGCGCCATAAATGGTATTTTCAAGATCAATTACAGGCCGATGTTGAATTATCGATTTATGCTGAGCGTTATCGAACTTATTCATCAAAAAATATCGCGGCACTGCAGTTAGGTATGTGGCGTGTAGAATTAGTCGCAGAGGGTGAAACCTTAGCGAGCAAGCAATTTATAATTACTGATAAGTAA
- a CDS encoding heme biosynthesis HemY N-terminal domain-containing protein produces the protein MSKAIISIVIALIVLALAPIAIGEKGYVLIAFNDYTIEGTITAFVIAAILLAVLGFVIYKLLRYVFSLYGVTRFKWALRADKRKQTNLKTGVWQFINRDFVGAQKSLAKAHVPEGWENIAQAISARAALEAGNKAEARLHLEQVSEDDTPYIAQMLVESEQAELAKESMEQITKNKKATNLELANFAEYLVAQQDWSTLNDQLSRFEKKHALSDEQWQQLFERYFAALDLNALNSAYGNLPKKLKEKAEFHYLINLALFAPEQTDKSLLKLAKGDKYREIWQVLSKCTNTKLSDLQKFVQTRLKKLPEDETLLLTLAYIAKAQGDFELAGKVFNKVLSKDNAIKHWRIAAECFSQTGQLDKAVSLYQTYA, from the coding sequence ATGAGTAAGGCAATAATTAGCATTGTTATTGCGTTAATTGTCTTAGCACTAGCACCGATTGCTATTGGTGAAAAAGGCTATGTATTAATCGCGTTTAATGACTACACAATTGAAGGCACGATCACCGCATTTGTGATTGCTGCAATTTTACTGGCCGTGCTTGGTTTTGTGATTTATAAATTGTTGCGTTATGTTTTCTCGCTCTATGGCGTTACCCGCTTTAAATGGGCATTGCGTGCGGATAAGCGCAAGCAAACTAATTTAAAAACAGGTGTATGGCAGTTTATTAATCGCGACTTTGTGGGGGCACAAAAAAGTTTAGCAAAAGCACATGTGCCTGAGGGGTGGGAAAATATCGCCCAAGCAATTTCTGCACGTGCGGCACTAGAAGCTGGCAACAAAGCGGAAGCAAGACTTCACCTTGAGCAAGTATCTGAAGACGACACCCCTTATATTGCGCAGATGCTGGTGGAAAGCGAACAAGCTGAACTTGCTAAAGAAAGCATGGAGCAAATCACCAAAAATAAAAAGGCTACAAATCTTGAGCTTGCTAACTTTGCTGAGTATTTAGTGGCACAGCAAGATTGGTCAACACTTAATGACCAGCTAAGTCGTTTTGAGAAAAAACATGCTCTGAGTGACGAGCAGTGGCAGCAGTTATTTGAGCGTTATTTTGCTGCGTTAGACCTAAATGCACTAAACAGTGCGTACGGTAATTTACCTAAAAAGCTAAAAGAAAAAGCCGAGTTTCATTACTTAATCAACCTTGCGTTATTTGCCCCTGAGCAAACCGACAAGAGTTTATTAAAACTCGCTAAAGGTGATAAGTACCGCGAAATTTGGCAAGTACTCAGCAAGTGCACTAATACCAAGCTTTCAGATTTACAAAAGTTTGTGCAGACGCGTCTTAAAAAATTACCTGAGGACGAAACCTTATTACTTACGCTGGCATACATTGCCAAAGCACAAGGTGATTTTGAGTTGGCCGGTAAAGTATTTAACAAAGTGCTAAGCAAAGACAATGCAATCAAACATTGGCGTATTGCAGCTGAATGTTTTAGCCAAACAGGTCAGCTTGATAAAGCCGTGTCGCTTTATCAAACCTATGCTTAG
- the hemC gene encoding hydroxymethylbilane synthase — protein MSQEKSIIRIATRKSALALWQAEFVKAELEKHHANLAVELVPMSTQGDKILDTPLAKIGGKGLFVKELEVAMMEGRADIAVHSMKDVPVEFPDGLELHTICEREDPRDAFVSNKYKSLADLPQGAIVGTSSLRRQCQLKAARPDLEIRDLRGNVNTRLAKLDAGEYDAIILAAAGLIRLEMPERIADFIAAEDSLPANGQGAVGIECRSDDEITKAFLAPLEHTETRYRVLAERAMNRKLQGGCQVPIGAFATVDGNTLTLRGLVGALDGSVILQHTLTGDVANAEQIGEQLAEHLLAQGANKILAEVYAS, from the coding sequence ATGTCACAAGAGAAGTCTATCATTCGTATTGCAACCCGCAAAAGTGCGCTGGCACTATGGCAAGCTGAATTTGTTAAAGCTGAGCTTGAAAAACACCATGCTAACTTAGCGGTTGAACTCGTCCCTATGTCAACGCAGGGCGATAAAATATTAGATACACCGCTGGCAAAAATTGGTGGTAAAGGCTTGTTTGTTAAAGAGCTTGAAGTTGCCATGATGGAAGGGCGTGCAGACATCGCTGTGCATTCAATGAAAGACGTTCCGGTTGAATTCCCTGATGGACTAGAACTGCATACAATTTGTGAACGTGAAGATCCACGTGATGCATTTGTATCTAATAAGTACAAATCGCTAGCAGATTTACCGCAGGGCGCTATTGTGGGTACCTCTAGTTTACGTCGTCAGTGCCAGCTAAAAGCGGCGCGTCCAGATTTAGAAATCCGTGATTTACGCGGTAATGTTAATACGCGTTTAGCAAAACTAGACGCAGGTGAATACGATGCAATTATTCTTGCAGCTGCAGGTCTTATCCGCTTAGAAATGCCAGAGCGCATTGCTGATTTTATTGCGGCAGAAGACTCATTACCGGCAAATGGTCAAGGTGCAGTGGGTATTGAATGTCGCAGTGATGATGAAATAACAAAAGCGTTTTTGGCACCTTTAGAGCATACTGAAACACGCTATCGTGTGCTAGCAGAGCGCGCAATGAACCGTAAATTGCAAGGTGGTTGCCAAGTGCCAATTGGTGCTTTTGCAACGGTCGATGGTAATACACTGACATTGCGTGGCCTTGTGGGGGCGTTAGATGGCTCGGTTATCTTACAACACACCTTAACAGGTGATGTGGCAAATGCTGAACAAATTGGCGAGCAACTAGCTGAGCATTTATTAGCGCAAGGCGCGAATAAAATTCTTGCAGAAGTTTACGCAAGTTAA
- the add gene encoding adenosine deaminase, translating to MIDSTLPLLDLHRHLDGNVRSETILDLGLKFNMDLPASDVESLRPHVQVIENEPDLLGFLQKLDWGVKVLGDLDACRRIAYENMFDAKGQGLDYVELRFSPYYMAQTHNLNIADVVAAVIDGVKAGSRETGVQAKLIGILSRTFGVEACQAELDGLLAHKNELIALDLAGDELGFPGNLFEGHFKQARDAGLQITTHAGEAAGSESIWHAIKELGATRIGHGVKAIEDAALMDYLRDHQIGVESCLTSNIQTSTVASMATHPLKQFLAHGILATINTDDPSVSNIEIRHEFEVAAPQAGLTQAEITTAQKNALQIAFLSDSERKVLMGKYA from the coding sequence ATGATCGATTCAACTCTTCCTCTTCTTGATTTACACCGTCACCTTGATGGAAATGTTCGTTCAGAAACCATTTTAGATCTTGGCCTAAAATTTAATATGGATTTGCCAGCAAGCGATGTTGAGTCGCTGCGCCCTCATGTACAAGTAATTGAAAATGAGCCTGATTTACTTGGCTTTTTACAAAAGCTGGATTGGGGTGTAAAAGTGCTGGGTGATTTAGATGCATGTCGTCGCATTGCCTATGAAAATATGTTTGATGCAAAAGGGCAGGGGCTTGATTATGTTGAGCTGCGTTTTAGCCCATATTATATGGCGCAAACCCACAACCTAAATATTGCAGACGTAGTTGCTGCGGTTATTGATGGCGTAAAAGCGGGTAGCCGTGAGACGGGCGTACAAGCAAAATTGATTGGTATTTTGTCGCGTACTTTTGGTGTTGAAGCATGCCAAGCGGAACTTGATGGCTTACTGGCGCACAAAAATGAGCTTATTGCACTCGATTTAGCGGGTGACGAGCTTGGTTTCCCAGGTAACTTATTTGAAGGTCACTTTAAACAAGCGCGCGATGCGGGTTTACAAATTACCACTCACGCAGGTGAAGCTGCAGGCAGCGAAAGCATTTGGCATGCAATTAAAGAGCTTGGCGCAACACGTATTGGTCACGGTGTAAAAGCAATTGAAGACGCCGCGCTGATGGATTACCTACGCGATCACCAAATTGGTGTGGAATCGTGCTTAACCAGTAATATTCAAACGAGTACAGTTGCATCAATGGCAACGCACCCTCTAAAGCAATTTTTAGCACACGGCATATTAGCCACCATTAATACTGATGACCCAAGCGTAAGTAACATTGAAATTCGACACGAATTTGAGGTGGCAGCGCCACAAGCAGGTTTAACACAGGCTGAAATCACTACAGCACAAAAGAACGCATTACAAATCGCGTTTTTAAGTGATAGTGAGCGTAAAGTGTTAATGGGGAAATATGCGTAA
- a CDS encoding AbiV family abortive infection protein: MSKNLKQWKNTLSTSEIANGMNFAQQNAKRLLSDAEKLFELESYPTAYSIAVLAIEEAGKISILRELAVARDGKEVKDAWKAYRTHTKKNVMYVFPLLVANGCKKLRDFGGIYSEENDFPALLDDLKQVGFYTDCLGQKHWAVPSQVIDKEAAKDILRVASTLCEHRTYTQKELDLWVKHIKPVWKSSMPEMQAALKAWFTEMLNEGLAEESNVSFEDFVG, translated from the coding sequence TTGAGTAAAAATTTGAAACAGTGGAAAAATACACTCAGCACAAGTGAGATTGCTAATGGAATGAATTTTGCTCAACAAAATGCCAAGCGGCTACTGAGTGATGCTGAAAAACTGTTTGAACTTGAAAGCTATCCGACGGCTTACTCCATAGCTGTGTTAGCAATTGAAGAGGCTGGGAAAATTTCAATCCTTCGTGAGTTAGCAGTTGCAAGAGATGGAAAAGAGGTCAAAGACGCTTGGAAAGCTTATCGGACTCATACTAAAAAGAATGTGATGTACGTATTTCCTTTATTGGTCGCAAATGGTTGTAAAAAACTTCGTGATTTCGGAGGTATTTATTCCGAAGAAAACGATTTTCCAGCGCTACTGGATGATCTAAAGCAAGTTGGTTTTTATACAGACTGCTTAGGTCAAAAACATTGGGCTGTTCCTAGTCAGGTCATCGACAAAGAAGCAGCCAAAGATATTCTAAGAGTTGCTAGTACTTTGTGTGAACATAGAACATATACGCAAAAGGAGTTAGATCTTTGGGTTAAACACATCAAACCTGTGTGGAAATCTTCAATGCCGGAAATGCAAGCAGCTTTAAAAGCATGGTTCACTGAAATGCTCAATGAAGGTTTAGCAGAAGAGTCTAATGTTTCCTTCGAAGATTTTGTTGGCTAA
- a CDS encoding uroporphyrinogen-III C-methyltransferase, whose product MTHILLTRAEEKSQQLAEQLAEKAITSSIQPVLVLEAITVSEQQLSMLDDADIVLFVSQDAARFLHTLKPELTKNSICLAVGKSTAEVVTELFEKPCASPLVETSEGLLAMPELNNVASKRIVLVKGKGGRNKLAKELKEREAIFQPLAVYKRLANPGLTKALANEWKNNGVDTIVLTSNASIDSFLAVASNKSWLATLTVFLVSARCVEYFNEKAHVKQIINCQGADNESILNAILEQHKPQQSHAMEQEKDITAKSTISDKAANKPKTTTETVTAPTEKQSGSGKAIAVVALLVSLAAVGGLGYGYTLFQQQKNFLVQLNNEKNSLSEQIAAANAQAISLQGQNQQLQNALSAQLVQAESALTQKIEQQLQVANQQEPELNREEVKSLYRMAEFKALVQADYLGAAAMLARLDILLESFPGTQPAREALHQDIQALNAVQTVDVENIYLRLSGLIANLDKLPLNMVVLPEEADKVNQQALSDNVDDWQANLKRSWDLLVDDFIKVRKRTAPVESLLSQEEQALIRHQLRFYMVQAQTALVKQQAVMFTAALKQAQSVLTNYYDVQASEVVYLNNQLSELQSQPLAFNPEFTFSSEAAIKELL is encoded by the coding sequence GTGACACATATTTTACTCACCCGGGCTGAAGAAAAAAGCCAGCAACTTGCTGAGCAACTTGCTGAAAAGGCAATAACAAGCTCTATTCAGCCTGTGTTAGTGCTTGAAGCTATCACTGTGAGTGAACAGCAACTTAGCATGTTGGATGATGCTGATATTGTGTTATTTGTGTCACAAGATGCTGCGCGTTTTTTACATACCTTAAAGCCGGAGCTAACAAAAAATAGCATTTGCTTAGCGGTAGGAAAAAGCACCGCAGAAGTGGTAACTGAGCTCTTTGAGAAACCGTGTGCCAGCCCATTAGTGGAAACAAGCGAAGGCTTACTGGCGATGCCTGAGCTTAATAACGTCGCGAGCAAACGAATTGTGCTGGTCAAAGGCAAAGGCGGGCGCAATAAACTTGCAAAAGAGCTAAAAGAGCGAGAAGCGATCTTTCAGCCGCTTGCTGTTTATAAGCGTTTAGCGAATCCTGGATTGACCAAGGCACTCGCCAACGAATGGAAAAACAATGGTGTCGACACTATTGTACTGACCAGCAATGCAAGCATTGATAGTTTTCTCGCTGTTGCATCCAATAAATCTTGGCTGGCAACACTGACAGTATTTTTAGTGAGTGCACGTTGTGTTGAGTATTTCAACGAAAAAGCCCATGTAAAACAAATTATTAATTGCCAAGGTGCTGATAACGAAAGCATTTTAAATGCAATATTAGAACAGCATAAACCTCAACAGAGTCACGCTATGGAACAAGAAAAAGATATTACCGCAAAGAGTACAATCAGCGATAAAGCAGCTAATAAGCCCAAAACAACCACGGAAACGGTGACGGCGCCAACTGAAAAGCAATCCGGTTCTGGTAAAGCAATTGCTGTTGTTGCCTTGTTAGTATCACTTGCTGCTGTTGGTGGCTTAGGATATGGCTATACGCTGTTTCAACAACAAAAAAACTTTCTTGTTCAGTTAAACAATGAGAAAAATAGCCTGTCGGAGCAAATTGCAGCGGCAAATGCGCAAGCTATTTCGTTACAAGGGCAAAATCAGCAATTACAAAATGCCCTTTCAGCACAGCTAGTACAGGCAGAAAGTGCGCTAACGCAGAAAATTGAGCAACAATTACAGGTTGCCAACCAACAAGAGCCAGAGCTTAACCGTGAAGAAGTGAAAAGCCTGTATCGCATGGCTGAGTTTAAAGCGCTAGTACAAGCTGACTATTTAGGTGCTGCTGCCATGTTGGCAAGGCTTGATATTTTACTAGAAAGTTTCCCTGGCACGCAGCCCGCTCGTGAAGCGCTGCATCAAGATATTCAAGCGTTAAATGCTGTGCAAACTGTGGATGTTGAAAACATATACCTAAGGCTTTCGGGGTTAATTGCCAATTTAGACAAGCTACCACTTAACATGGTTGTGTTGCCTGAAGAGGCAGATAAAGTTAACCAACAAGCCCTTTCGGATAATGTCGATGATTGGCAAGCAAATCTAAAACGCAGTTGGGATTTGCTGGTGGATGACTTTATTAAAGTGCGCAAACGCACCGCACCGGTAGAGTCATTATTAAGCCAAGAAGAACAAGCGCTTATTCGTCATCAGCTACGTTTTTATATGGTTCAAGCACAAACGGCTCTGGTTAAGCAGCAAGCGGTTATGTTTACTGCAGCCTTAAAGCAGGCGCAAAGTGTTTTAACCAATTACTACGATGTACAAGCATCTGAAGTGGTTTACCTTAATAACCAATTAAGTGAACTGCAATCACAGCCCTTAGCGTTTAACCCTGAATTTACCTTTAGCTCAGAAGCGGCAATTAAGGAGCTACTATGA
- the fre gene encoding NAD(P)H-flavin reductase, translating to MQLVKANVVSIAPLTEYVYKVELKPSEPVSFEAGHYLQLVLGEKDKRAFSIASRPSQTELLELHIGASEENSYAMQALDHLKEHFANNTQADVEVGLGISQLRTESELPVVLLAGGTGFSYVKSMADHLAEIKSTRPVFFYWGVRDESALYAKDEMEKWAASQANFNFIPVVEHASDNWQGHTGYVHKAVMKDMDSLAPYEIYMAGRFDMIGPVRDDFIAHGAIRENMYADAFAFIK from the coding sequence ATGCAATTAGTTAAAGCAAACGTGGTAAGCATTGCTCCTTTAACAGAGTATGTTTATAAAGTTGAACTAAAACCAAGTGAGCCAGTGTCATTTGAAGCAGGTCACTACCTGCAACTGGTATTGGGTGAAAAAGATAAACGCGCATTCTCAATCGCAAGCCGCCCAAGCCAAACCGAGCTATTAGAATTACATATCGGTGCATCAGAAGAAAACAGTTATGCCATGCAAGCGCTGGATCACCTAAAAGAGCACTTTGCTAATAATACGCAAGCCGATGTTGAAGTGGGCTTAGGTATTTCACAACTACGCACTGAGTCAGAGCTGCCTGTAGTATTACTTGCGGGCGGAACAGGCTTCTCATACGTTAAATCAATGGCTGATCACCTTGCAGAAATTAAATCAACACGCCCTGTTTTCTTTTACTGGGGTGTGCGCGATGAATCAGCACTATATGCCAAAGATGAAATGGAAAAGTGGGCTGCAAGCCAAGCTAACTTTAACTTTATTCCAGTAGTAGAGCACGCGAGTGACAACTGGCAAGGTCACACAGGCTATGTGCATAAAGCAGTAATGAAAGATATGGATTCGCTTGCGCCATACGAAATCTATATGGCAGGTCGCTTCGATATGATTGGCCCTGTACGTGATGACTTTATTGCCCACGGTGCTATTCGCGAAAACATGTATGCTGATGCTTTCGCATTCATCAAATAA